The following proteins are encoded in a genomic region of Dialister hominis:
- the rpsR gene encoding 30S ribosomal protein S18: protein MFRKDRTRRPRRKVCQCCVDHVDTIDYKNIAALRRFVSERGKILPRRVTGTCAKHQRKINLAIKRARAIALLPFSAD from the coding sequence ATGTTTAGAAAAGATAGAACAAGAAGACCGAGAAGAAAGGTCTGCCAGTGCTGCGTTGATCACGTAGACACCATTGATTACAAGAATATCGCTGCTCTTCGCCGTTTCGTTTCTGAAAGAGGCAAGATTCTGCCGCGTCGTGTTACAGGAACATGCGCAAAGCATCAGCGTAAGATTAACCTCGCTATCAAGAGAGCTAGAGCTATCGCTCTTCTTCCTTTCAGCGCTGACTAA
- a CDS encoding DASS family sodium-coupled anion symporter has product MDKSEKKESFGKKYGLILALIAMAIVYLFPTPVDLPTQGHRLIGILVFAVIIWMTEGVSYPVSAFVIVTFMAFALGMAPDPAKHGALLGTSKALQMGLSGFSTTAWALVAAAMFLSAGMMITGLDKRIALVVMSHVGVKSSRLVIGVIFVGFILSFFVPSTTARVSCMVPIVVGIIRAFGLEKGSTFAAVLMMAVAQADSLWNIGIKTAAAQNMVAIGFIQQVLGKDISWLEWFIAAAPYAAVMSVILYQLLIHVMPPEIKEMPGGKEALQKMLKEMGPVSVNEKKLLIISCLLLFFWVTEKKLHPFDTTTVTITGIMLMMLPRIGFMSWKDAVPHINWGTVALFGVGISLGTALLKSGAAIWLANHFVALFGMETMTPLVVIAILAFFLTVIHLGFASATGLASAMIPIVIAVLQSVKTPGIDVLGMTMILQYTICFGYILPVNAPQNMIAYSTGYITSKDFLKTGIPFTIISYCMILLFSATYWHWLGYVG; this is encoded by the coding sequence ATGGATAAGTCGGAGAAAAAAGAAAGCTTTGGGAAGAAGTACGGGCTGATACTGGCATTGATTGCCATGGCTATCGTGTACCTCTTCCCGACTCCGGTGGATCTCCCCACGCAGGGGCACAGACTCATCGGAATTCTGGTATTTGCGGTTATTATTTGGATGACGGAAGGCGTTTCCTATCCGGTCAGTGCGTTTGTCATTGTAACGTTTATGGCATTTGCGCTCGGCATGGCGCCTGATCCGGCAAAACACGGCGCACTGCTTGGCACAAGCAAGGCTCTCCAGATGGGGTTGTCCGGGTTCTCGACTACAGCCTGGGCACTGGTAGCAGCGGCTATGTTTCTGTCAGCGGGCATGATGATCACGGGTCTTGACAAGCGTATCGCTCTTGTCGTTATGTCCCATGTCGGCGTCAAGTCCAGCCGTCTTGTCATCGGCGTCATTTTCGTTGGTTTCATTCTGAGTTTCTTCGTACCGTCCACAACGGCCAGAGTTTCCTGCATGGTTCCGATTGTTGTAGGCATCATCCGCGCATTCGGCCTTGAAAAGGGATCCACGTTTGCAGCTGTACTGATGATGGCCGTCGCTCAGGCAGACAGCCTGTGGAACATCGGCATCAAGACAGCAGCAGCACAGAACATGGTTGCTATCGGATTCATCCAGCAGGTTCTCGGCAAGGATATCAGCTGGCTGGAATGGTTCATCGCCGCTGCTCCTTATGCAGCAGTTATGTCTGTCATTCTTTATCAGCTCCTGATCCATGTCATGCCACCGGAAATCAAGGAAATGCCTGGCGGCAAGGAAGCTCTTCAGAAAATGCTGAAGGAAATGGGACCGGTATCCGTCAACGAAAAGAAGCTGCTCATCATTTCCTGTCTGCTTCTCTTCTTCTGGGTTACAGAAAAGAAACTTCATCCGTTTGATACGACAACAGTCACCATTACAGGCATCATGCTGATGATGCTTCCGCGCATCGGCTTCATGAGCTGGAAAGATGCTGTTCCGCATATCAACTGGGGTACGGTTGCTCTCTTCGGCGTAGGTATTTCCCTGGGCACAGCCCTTCTGAAATCCGGCGCAGCTATCTGGCTGGCTAACCACTTTGTTGCCCTCTTCGGCATGGAAACGATGACACCGCTCGTTGTCATTGCCATTCTTGCCTTCTTCCTTACGGTTATCCATCTGGGCTTTGCAAGTGCGACAGGCCTGGCATCCGCTATGATCCCGATCGTCATTGCCGTTCTTCAGAGCGTCAAGACACCGGGCATCGACGTCCTCGGCATGACCATGATTCTCCAGTACACCATCTGCTTCGGTTATATTCTCCCGGTCAATGCACCGCAGAACATGATCGCTTACAGTACCGGATACATTACATCCAAGGACTTCCTTAAGACTGGTATTCCATTTACCATTATTTCCTACTGCATGATCCTCCTCTTCTCAGCTACCTATTGGCACTGGCTGGGCTATGTAGGCTGA